A stretch of the Macaca thibetana thibetana isolate TM-01 chromosome X, ASM2454274v1, whole genome shotgun sequence genome encodes the following:
- the TLR7 gene encoding toll-like receptor 7 isoform X2 gives MFPVWTLKRQILILFNIILISKLLGARWFPKTLPCDVTLDVSKNHVIVDCTDKHLTEIPGGIPTNTTNLTLTINHIPDISPASFHRLVHLVEIDFRCNCVPIRLGSKSNMCPRRLQIKPRSFSGLTYLKSLYLDGNQLLEIPQGLPPSLQLLSLEANNIFSIRKENLTELANIEILYLGQNCYYRNPCYVSYSIEKDAFLNLTKLKVLSLKDNNVTTVPTVLPSTLTELYLYNNMIAEIQEDDFNNLNQLQILDLSGNCPRCYNAPFPCTPCKNNSPLQIPVNAFDALTELKVLRLHSNSLQHVPPRWFKNINNLQELDLSQNFLAKEIGDAKFLHFLPNLIQLDLSFNFELQVYRASMNLSQAFSSLKSLKILRIRGYVFKELKSFNLSPLHNLQNLEVLDLGTNFIKIANLSMFKQFKRLKVIDLSVNKISPSGDSSEVGFCSNARTSVESYEPQVLEQLYYFRYDKYARSCRFKNKEASFTSVNESCYKYGQTLDLSKNSIFFIKSSDFQHLSFLKCLNLSGNLISQTLNGSEFQPLAELRYLDFSNNRLDLLHSTAFEELRKLEVLDISSNSHYFQSEGITHMLNFTKNLKVLQKLMMNDNDISSSTSRTMESESLRTLEFRGNHLDVLWRDGDNRYLQLFKNLLKLEELDISKNSLSFLPSGVFDGMPPNLKNLSLAKNGLKSFIWEKLRYLKNLETLDLSHNQLTTVPERLSNCSRSLKNLILKNNQIRSLTKYFLQDAFQLRYLDLSSNKIQMIQKTSFPENVLNNLKMLLLHHNRFLCTCDAVWFVWWVNHTEVTIPYLATDVTCVGPGAHKGQSVISLDLYTCELDLTNLILFSLSISVSLFLMVMMTASHLYFWDVWYIYHFCKAKIKGYQRLISPDCCYDAFIVYDTKDLAVTEWVLAELVAKLEDPREKHFNLCLEERDWLPGQPVLENLSQSIQLSKKTVFVMTDKYAKTENFKIAFYLSHQRLMDEKVDVIILIFLEKPFQKSKFLQLRKRLCGSSVLEWPTNPQAHPYFWQCLKNALATDNHVAYSQVFKEMV, from the coding sequence ATGTTTCCAGTGTGGACACTGAAGAGACAAATTCTTATCCTTTTTAACATAATCCTAATTTCCAAACTCCTTGGGGCTAGATGGTTTCCTAAAACTCTGCCCTGTGATGTCACTCTGGATGTTTCAAAGAACCATGTGATCGTGGACTGCACAGACAAGCATTTGACAGAAATTCCTGGAGGTATTCCCACCAACACTACGAACCTCACCCTCACCATTAACCACATACCAGACATCTCCCCAGCGTCCTTTCACAGACTGGTCCATCTGGTAGAGATCGATTTCAGATGCAACTGTGTACCTATTCGATTGGGGTCAAAAAGCAACATGTGCCCCAGGAGGCTGCAGATTAAACCCAGAAGCTTTAGTGGACTCACTTATTTAAAATCCCTTTACCTGGATGGAAACCAGCTTCTAGAGATACCGCAGGGCCTTCCACCCAGCTTACAGCTTCTCAGCCTTGAGGCCAACAACATCTTTTCCATCAGAAAAGAGAATCTAACAGAACTGGCCAACATAGAAATACTCTACCTGGGCCAAAACTGTTATTATCGAAATCCTTGTTATGTTTCATATTCAATAGAAAAAGATGCCTTCCTAAACTTGACAAAGTTAAAAGTGCTCTCCCTGAAAGATAACAATGTCACAACCGTCCCTACTGTTTTGCCATCTACTTTAACAGAACTATATCTCTACAACAACATGATTGCAGAAATCCAAGAAGATGATTTTAATAACCTCAACCAATTACAAATTCTTGACCTAAGTGGAAATTGCCCTCGTTGTTATAATGCCCCATTTCCTTGTACGCCATGTAAAAATAATTCTCCCCTACAGATCCCTGTAAATGCTTTTGATGCGCTGACAGAATTAAAAGTTTTACGTCTACACAGTAACTCTCTTCAGCATGTGCCCCCAAGATGGTTTAAGAACATCAACAATCTCCAGGAACTAGATCTGTCCCAAAACTTCTTGGCCAAAGAAATTGGGGATGCcaaatttctgcattttctcccCAACCTCATCCAATTGGATCTGTCTTTCAATTTTGAACTTCAGGTCTATCGTGCATCTATGAATCTATCACAAGCATTTTCTTCACTGAAAAGCCTGAAAATTCTGCGGATCAGAGGATATGTCTTCAAAGAGCTGAAAAGCTTTAACCTCTCTCCATTACATAATCTTCAAAATCTTGAAGTTCTTGATCTTGGTACTAACTTTATAAAAATTGCTAACCTCAGCAtgtttaaacaatttaaaagattGAAAGTCATAGATCTTTCAGTGAATAAAATATCACCTTCAGGAGATTCAAGTGAAGTTGGCTTCTGCTCAAATGCCAGAACTTCTGTAGAAAGTTATGAACCCCAGGTCCTGGAACAATTATATTATTTCAGATATGATAAGTATGCAAGGAGTTGCAGGTTCAAAAACAAAGAGGCTTCTTTCACGTCTGTTAATGAAAGCTGCTACAAGTATGGGCAGACCTTGGATCTAagtaaaaatagtatattttttatCAAGTCCTCTGATTTTCAGCATCTTTCTTTCCTCAAATGCCTGAATTTGTCAGGAAATCTCATTAGCCAAACTCTTAATGGCAGTGAATTCCAACCTTTAGCAGAGCTGAGATATTTGGACTTCTCCAACAACCGGCTTGATTTACTCCATTCAACAGCATTTGAAGAGCTTCGCAAATTGGAAGTTCTGGATATAAGCAGTAATAGCCATTATTTTCAATCAGAAGGAATTACTCATATGCTAAACTTTACCAAGAACCTAAAGGTTCTGCAGAAACTGATGATGAACGACAATGACATCTCTTCCTCCACCAGCAGGACCATGGAGAGTGAGTCTCTTAGAACTCTGGAATTCAGAGGAAATCACTTAGATGTTTTATGGAGAGATGGTGATAACAGATACTTACAATTATTCAAGAATCTGCTAAAATTAGAGGAATTAGACATCTCTAAAAATTCCCTAAGTTTCTTGCCTTCTGGAGTTTTTGATGGTATGCCTCCAAATCTAAAGAATCTCTCTTTGGCCAAAAATGGGCTCAAATCTTTCATTTGGGAAAAACTCCGTTATCTAAAGAACCTGGAAACTTTGGACCTCAGCCACAACCAACTGACGACTGTCCCTGAGAGATTATCCAACTGTTCCAGAAGCCTCAAGAATCTGATTCTTAAGAATAATCAAATCAGGAGTCTGACGAAGTATTTTCTACAAGATGCCTTCCAGTTGCGATATCTGGATCTCAgctcaaataaaatccagatgATCCAAAAGACCAGCTTCCCAGAAAATGTCCTCAACAATCTGAAGATGTTGCTTTTGCATCATAATCGGTTTTTGTGCACCTGTGATGCTGTGTGGTTTGTCTGGTGGGTTAACCATACGGAGGTGACTATTCCTTACCTGGCCACAGACGTGACTTGCGTGGGGCCAGGAGCACACAAGGGCCAGAGTGTGATCTCCCTGGATCTGTATACCTGTGAGTTAGATCTGACTAACCTGATTCTGTTCTCACTTTCCATATCTGTATCTCTCTTTCTCATGGTGATGATGACAGCAAGTCACCTCTATTTCTGGGATGTGTGgtatatttaccatttctgtaAGGCCAAGATAAAGGGGTATCAGCGTCTAATATCACCAGACTGTTGCTATGATGCTTTCATTGTGTATGACACTAAAGACCTAGCTGTGACAGAGTGGGTTTTGGCTGAGCTGGTGGCCAAACTGGAAGACCCAagagagaaacattttaatttatgtcTCGAGGAAAGGGACTGGTTACCAGGGCAGCCAGTTCTGGAAAACCTTTCCCAGAGCATACAGCTTAGCAAAAAGACAGTGTTTGTGATGACAGACAAGTATGCAAAGACCGAAAATTTTAAGATAGCATTTTACTTGTCCCATCAGAGGCTCATGGATGAAAAAGTTGATGTGATTATCTTGATATTTCTTGAGAAGCCCTTTCAGAAGTCCAAGTTCCTCCAGCTCCGGAAAAGACTCTGTGGGAGTTCTGTCCTTGAGTGGCCAACAAACCCGCAGGCTCACCCATACTTCTGGCAGTGTCTAAAGAACGCCCTGGCCACAGACAATCACGTGGCCTATAGTCAGGTGTTCAAGGAAATGGTCTAG
- the TLR7 gene encoding toll-like receptor 7 isoform X1 — protein sequence MMFPVWTLKRQILILFNIILISKLLGARWFPKTLPCDVTLDVSKNHVIVDCTDKHLTEIPGGIPTNTTNLTLTINHIPDISPASFHRLVHLVEIDFRCNCVPIRLGSKSNMCPRRLQIKPRSFSGLTYLKSLYLDGNQLLEIPQGLPPSLQLLSLEANNIFSIRKENLTELANIEILYLGQNCYYRNPCYVSYSIEKDAFLNLTKLKVLSLKDNNVTTVPTVLPSTLTELYLYNNMIAEIQEDDFNNLNQLQILDLSGNCPRCYNAPFPCTPCKNNSPLQIPVNAFDALTELKVLRLHSNSLQHVPPRWFKNINNLQELDLSQNFLAKEIGDAKFLHFLPNLIQLDLSFNFELQVYRASMNLSQAFSSLKSLKILRIRGYVFKELKSFNLSPLHNLQNLEVLDLGTNFIKIANLSMFKQFKRLKVIDLSVNKISPSGDSSEVGFCSNARTSVESYEPQVLEQLYYFRYDKYARSCRFKNKEASFTSVNESCYKYGQTLDLSKNSIFFIKSSDFQHLSFLKCLNLSGNLISQTLNGSEFQPLAELRYLDFSNNRLDLLHSTAFEELRKLEVLDISSNSHYFQSEGITHMLNFTKNLKVLQKLMMNDNDISSSTSRTMESESLRTLEFRGNHLDVLWRDGDNRYLQLFKNLLKLEELDISKNSLSFLPSGVFDGMPPNLKNLSLAKNGLKSFIWEKLRYLKNLETLDLSHNQLTTVPERLSNCSRSLKNLILKNNQIRSLTKYFLQDAFQLRYLDLSSNKIQMIQKTSFPENVLNNLKMLLLHHNRFLCTCDAVWFVWWVNHTEVTIPYLATDVTCVGPGAHKGQSVISLDLYTCELDLTNLILFSLSISVSLFLMVMMTASHLYFWDVWYIYHFCKAKIKGYQRLISPDCCYDAFIVYDTKDLAVTEWVLAELVAKLEDPREKHFNLCLEERDWLPGQPVLENLSQSIQLSKKTVFVMTDKYAKTENFKIAFYLSHQRLMDEKVDVIILIFLEKPFQKSKFLQLRKRLCGSSVLEWPTNPQAHPYFWQCLKNALATDNHVAYSQVFKEMV from the coding sequence ATGTTTCCAGTGTGGACACTGAAGAGACAAATTCTTATCCTTTTTAACATAATCCTAATTTCCAAACTCCTTGGGGCTAGATGGTTTCCTAAAACTCTGCCCTGTGATGTCACTCTGGATGTTTCAAAGAACCATGTGATCGTGGACTGCACAGACAAGCATTTGACAGAAATTCCTGGAGGTATTCCCACCAACACTACGAACCTCACCCTCACCATTAACCACATACCAGACATCTCCCCAGCGTCCTTTCACAGACTGGTCCATCTGGTAGAGATCGATTTCAGATGCAACTGTGTACCTATTCGATTGGGGTCAAAAAGCAACATGTGCCCCAGGAGGCTGCAGATTAAACCCAGAAGCTTTAGTGGACTCACTTATTTAAAATCCCTTTACCTGGATGGAAACCAGCTTCTAGAGATACCGCAGGGCCTTCCACCCAGCTTACAGCTTCTCAGCCTTGAGGCCAACAACATCTTTTCCATCAGAAAAGAGAATCTAACAGAACTGGCCAACATAGAAATACTCTACCTGGGCCAAAACTGTTATTATCGAAATCCTTGTTATGTTTCATATTCAATAGAAAAAGATGCCTTCCTAAACTTGACAAAGTTAAAAGTGCTCTCCCTGAAAGATAACAATGTCACAACCGTCCCTACTGTTTTGCCATCTACTTTAACAGAACTATATCTCTACAACAACATGATTGCAGAAATCCAAGAAGATGATTTTAATAACCTCAACCAATTACAAATTCTTGACCTAAGTGGAAATTGCCCTCGTTGTTATAATGCCCCATTTCCTTGTACGCCATGTAAAAATAATTCTCCCCTACAGATCCCTGTAAATGCTTTTGATGCGCTGACAGAATTAAAAGTTTTACGTCTACACAGTAACTCTCTTCAGCATGTGCCCCCAAGATGGTTTAAGAACATCAACAATCTCCAGGAACTAGATCTGTCCCAAAACTTCTTGGCCAAAGAAATTGGGGATGCcaaatttctgcattttctcccCAACCTCATCCAATTGGATCTGTCTTTCAATTTTGAACTTCAGGTCTATCGTGCATCTATGAATCTATCACAAGCATTTTCTTCACTGAAAAGCCTGAAAATTCTGCGGATCAGAGGATATGTCTTCAAAGAGCTGAAAAGCTTTAACCTCTCTCCATTACATAATCTTCAAAATCTTGAAGTTCTTGATCTTGGTACTAACTTTATAAAAATTGCTAACCTCAGCAtgtttaaacaatttaaaagattGAAAGTCATAGATCTTTCAGTGAATAAAATATCACCTTCAGGAGATTCAAGTGAAGTTGGCTTCTGCTCAAATGCCAGAACTTCTGTAGAAAGTTATGAACCCCAGGTCCTGGAACAATTATATTATTTCAGATATGATAAGTATGCAAGGAGTTGCAGGTTCAAAAACAAAGAGGCTTCTTTCACGTCTGTTAATGAAAGCTGCTACAAGTATGGGCAGACCTTGGATCTAagtaaaaatagtatattttttatCAAGTCCTCTGATTTTCAGCATCTTTCTTTCCTCAAATGCCTGAATTTGTCAGGAAATCTCATTAGCCAAACTCTTAATGGCAGTGAATTCCAACCTTTAGCAGAGCTGAGATATTTGGACTTCTCCAACAACCGGCTTGATTTACTCCATTCAACAGCATTTGAAGAGCTTCGCAAATTGGAAGTTCTGGATATAAGCAGTAATAGCCATTATTTTCAATCAGAAGGAATTACTCATATGCTAAACTTTACCAAGAACCTAAAGGTTCTGCAGAAACTGATGATGAACGACAATGACATCTCTTCCTCCACCAGCAGGACCATGGAGAGTGAGTCTCTTAGAACTCTGGAATTCAGAGGAAATCACTTAGATGTTTTATGGAGAGATGGTGATAACAGATACTTACAATTATTCAAGAATCTGCTAAAATTAGAGGAATTAGACATCTCTAAAAATTCCCTAAGTTTCTTGCCTTCTGGAGTTTTTGATGGTATGCCTCCAAATCTAAAGAATCTCTCTTTGGCCAAAAATGGGCTCAAATCTTTCATTTGGGAAAAACTCCGTTATCTAAAGAACCTGGAAACTTTGGACCTCAGCCACAACCAACTGACGACTGTCCCTGAGAGATTATCCAACTGTTCCAGAAGCCTCAAGAATCTGATTCTTAAGAATAATCAAATCAGGAGTCTGACGAAGTATTTTCTACAAGATGCCTTCCAGTTGCGATATCTGGATCTCAgctcaaataaaatccagatgATCCAAAAGACCAGCTTCCCAGAAAATGTCCTCAACAATCTGAAGATGTTGCTTTTGCATCATAATCGGTTTTTGTGCACCTGTGATGCTGTGTGGTTTGTCTGGTGGGTTAACCATACGGAGGTGACTATTCCTTACCTGGCCACAGACGTGACTTGCGTGGGGCCAGGAGCACACAAGGGCCAGAGTGTGATCTCCCTGGATCTGTATACCTGTGAGTTAGATCTGACTAACCTGATTCTGTTCTCACTTTCCATATCTGTATCTCTCTTTCTCATGGTGATGATGACAGCAAGTCACCTCTATTTCTGGGATGTGTGgtatatttaccatttctgtaAGGCCAAGATAAAGGGGTATCAGCGTCTAATATCACCAGACTGTTGCTATGATGCTTTCATTGTGTATGACACTAAAGACCTAGCTGTGACAGAGTGGGTTTTGGCTGAGCTGGTGGCCAAACTGGAAGACCCAagagagaaacattttaatttatgtcTCGAGGAAAGGGACTGGTTACCAGGGCAGCCAGTTCTGGAAAACCTTTCCCAGAGCATACAGCTTAGCAAAAAGACAGTGTTTGTGATGACAGACAAGTATGCAAAGACCGAAAATTTTAAGATAGCATTTTACTTGTCCCATCAGAGGCTCATGGATGAAAAAGTTGATGTGATTATCTTGATATTTCTTGAGAAGCCCTTTCAGAAGTCCAAGTTCCTCCAGCTCCGGAAAAGACTCTGTGGGAGTTCTGTCCTTGAGTGGCCAACAAACCCGCAGGCTCACCCATACTTCTGGCAGTGTCTAAAGAACGCCCTGGCCACAGACAATCACGTGGCCTATAGTCAGGTGTTCAAGGAAATGGTCTAG